The proteins below come from a single Amphiura filiformis chromosome 15, Afil_fr2py, whole genome shotgun sequence genomic window:
- the LOC140171031 gene encoding uncharacterized protein, protein MSSQISLKKLQLLVEDGQLIHPLIKSWNGGILTFFQGLSSQDGSTINAYRQANLYPDPYFILDDRTLAYPLLGAQEEMIPEDKIRWNERVRVVNQTADDCVTVVTENGTEFTGEYVILTNTVGVLQNGFVTFDPLLPPWKYEEFCRWQMGTVDTIFLKFDTKFWDDTEFILHASEIAGYYPAFLNLDAEGYHTGTNTLIGFVSGDEAYRIERMTDEDVQAEVVEVLKNMYGEDNVPEPTEFYMSRFITDEDHFGQFTTWPIGTLPRTARNASELT, encoded by the exons ATGTCAAGCCAGATATCTCTCAAAAAGCTGCAATTGCTCGTGGAGGATGGTCAGCTTATACACCCGTTGATAAAGTCATGGAATGGTGGAATATTGACTTTTTTCCAAGGTTTGTCATCTCAGGATGGCTCAACGATTAATGCATATCGCCAAGCAAACCTTTATCCAGATCCCTATTTCATTCTTGATGACAGAACACTGGCTTATCCGTTGCTAGGGGCTCAGGAAGAAATGATACCAGAAGACAAAATCCGTTGGAATGAG CGTGTCCGGGTAGTGAACCAAACTGCTGATGATTGTGTGACAGTCGTCACCGAGAATGGCACCGAATTCACCGGCGAATACGTCATCCTTACAAACACCGTTGGTGTTCTTCAAAATGgctttgtgacctttgacccacttCTCCCTCCTTGGAAGTATGAGGAATTCTGTCGTTGGCAAATGGGTACCGTTGATACAATCTTCCTTAAATTCGACACCAAATTTTGGGACGACACCGAATTCATATTGCACGCTAGTGAAATTGCTGGATACTATCCTGCATTTCTGAATTTGGATGCAGAAGGTTACCACACTGGAACAAACACCTTGATTGGTTTCGTGTCCGGAGACGAGGCTTACCGTATAGAACGAATGACCGATGAGGACGTCCAAGCTGAG GTGGTTGAAGTGTTGAAAAACATGTACGGAGAAGACAATGTACCGGAACCTACCGAATTCTACATGTCCCGCTTTATCACCGACGAAGACCACTTTGGACAATTCACTACTTGGCCAATCGGTACCCTTCCGAGGACGGCCAGAAACGCCTCAGAGCTCACATAG
- the LOC140171823 gene encoding heterogeneous nuclear ribonucleoprotein F-like isoform X3, whose amino-acid sequence MGDEDGFVVRARGLPWSCTPQEVQDFFKGVNIKNAQEGIKFTYTIEGRPSGECFVELETGADLEEAMKKHNQHMGHRYVEVFRSKLSEMEWVTKRSGTTSLKNSDGWLRLRGLPFGASSVEIAQFFGDLEIVANSITFLQDNQLRNTGEAYVQFASKEIAEKALEKNKQTMGHRYIEIFRSNQDEVMQAKRMSGYRGGGGGFMGGGQRPSPYDRFGGGGGGFGGRGYGGGPRSGFERRYRGENQGYGGGGYDDEFSYGGGGGYGGGGYGGGGGGYGGGGGFGGGMGMGGGRGRGRGGRGRGASRAMGFGGGRGGGGGGGFGGGDGQDFVSETGHAVFMRGLPFRADDDAIREWFRGIANPVQIAIHKNDMGQNSGNAHVDFATHTEALAAMSKDKKNMGHRYIELFLKSEESSGGGGRYGGGGGGGGSALGGGYGTGSTSNYGMQSTGSSFSGQSSMLSGAGTGYTSFGSGGYGTGNGADAGSYDTYNNGMGMGGGDDYSY is encoded by the exons ATGGGTGACGAAGACGGTTTTGTTGTGAGGGCCCGTGGCCTACCATGGTCATGTACACCACAAGAAGTACAAGATTTCTTTAAAG GTGTCAACATAAAAAATGCCCAGGAGGGCATCAAATTCACATACACAATAGAGGGAAGACCATCTGGAGAGTGCTTTGTAGAGCTGGAAACAGGTGCCGATTTGGAAGAGGCCATGAAGAAACACAACCAACACATGGGTCACAGATACGTAGAAG tatTCCGCTCAAAACTTAGTGAGATGGAATGGGTGACAAAGAGAAGTGGCACAACATCACTTAAAAACAGTGACGGCTGGCTCAGGCTCCGAGGGCTGCCGTTTGGTGCTTCATCCGTAGAAATTGCACAGTTCTTTGGCG ATTTGGAGATAGTCGCCAATTCGATAACATTTCTACAGGACAACCAATTGAGAAATACAGGGGAAGCCTATGTGCAATTTGCCAGCAAAGAAATTGCCGAAAAGGCTTTGGAAAAAAACAAGCAAACGATGGGGCACAG ATACATTGAAATCTTTAGAAGTAACCAGGATGAAGTAATGCAAGCCAAAAGAATGAGTGGCTACCGCGGCGGCGGAGGCGGCTTCATGGGCGGCGGCCAGAGACCAAGTCCCTACGATCGCTTTGGTGGTGGCGGGGGGGGATTCGGGGGACGCGGTTATGGCGGTGGACCACGCTCTGGATTTGAGCGCAGATACAGAGGTGAGAATCAAG GTTATGGAGGTGGTGGATATGATGATGAGTTTAGTTACGGAGGCGGAGGAGGCTACGGTGGTGGTGGATACGGTGGCGGCGGCGGCGGATATGGTGGTGGCGGTGGATTTGGAGGTGGTATGGGTATGGGAGGCGGCAGAGGAAGGGGCAGAGGTGGGCGTGGCAGAGGAGCATCAAGAG CCATGGGATTCGGTGGAGGCCGCGGTGGTGGAGGAGGTGGGGGATTCGGCGGCGGCGATGGTCAGGACTTCGTCAGTGAAACAGGACATGCTGTGTTCATGAGAGGACTTCCCTTCAGAGCAGATGATGATGCTATCAGAGAG TGGTTCCGCGGCATAGCCAATCCAGTCCAGATCGCCATCCACAAGAACGACATGGGCCAGAACAGCGGCAATGCCCACGTTGACTTTGCTACCCACACCGAGGCTCTGGCAGCCATGTCCAAGGACAAGAAGAACATGGGTCATCGCTACATTGAACTGTTCCTGAAATCAGAAGAATCATCTGGAGGTGGTGGAAGATACGGCGGCGGCggcggtggtggtggtagtgCTCTAG GTGGTGGATATGGGACTGGAAGCACTAGTAACTATGGTATGCAAAGCACAGGTAGCAGCTTCAGTGGCCAATCAAGCATGCTGTCAGGGGCCGGCACCGGCTACACAAGCTTTGGAAGTGGCGGCTATGGTACAG gGAATGGTGCAGACGCTGGGTCCTATGACACCTACAATAATGGCATGGGCATGGGAGGAGGTGATGACTACTCATACTAA
- the LOC140171823 gene encoding heterogeneous nuclear ribonucleoprotein F-like isoform X1 codes for MGDEDGFVVRARGLPWSCTPQEVQDFFKGVNIKNAQEGIKFTYTIEGRPSGECFVELETGADLEEAMKKHNQHMGHRYVEVFRSKLSEMEWVTKRSGTTSLKNSDGWLRLRGLPFGASSVEIAQFFGDLEIVANSITFLQDNQLRNTGEAYVQFASKEIAEKALEKNKQTMGHRYIEIFRSNQDEVMQAKRMSGYRGGGGGFMGGGQRPSPYDRFGGGGGGFGGRGYGGGPRSGFERRYRGENQGYGGGGYDDEFSYGGGGGYGGGGYGGGGGGYGGGGGFGGGMGMGGGRGRGRGGRGRGASRAMGFGGGRGGGGGGGFGGGDGQDFVSETGHAVFMRGLPFRADDDAIREWFRGIANPVQIAIHKNDMGQNSGNAHVDFATHTEALAAMSKDKKNMGHRYIELFLKSEESSGGGGRYGGGGGGGGSALGGGYGTGSTSNYGMQSTGSSFSGQSSMLSGAGTGYTSFGSGGYGTGNQNGSSSAFYEDMDMGQGMMGGGGSGGRGGNYGGYN; via the exons ATGGGTGACGAAGACGGTTTTGTTGTGAGGGCCCGTGGCCTACCATGGTCATGTACACCACAAGAAGTACAAGATTTCTTTAAAG GTGTCAACATAAAAAATGCCCAGGAGGGCATCAAATTCACATACACAATAGAGGGAAGACCATCTGGAGAGTGCTTTGTAGAGCTGGAAACAGGTGCCGATTTGGAAGAGGCCATGAAGAAACACAACCAACACATGGGTCACAGATACGTAGAAG tatTCCGCTCAAAACTTAGTGAGATGGAATGGGTGACAAAGAGAAGTGGCACAACATCACTTAAAAACAGTGACGGCTGGCTCAGGCTCCGAGGGCTGCCGTTTGGTGCTTCATCCGTAGAAATTGCACAGTTCTTTGGCG ATTTGGAGATAGTCGCCAATTCGATAACATTTCTACAGGACAACCAATTGAGAAATACAGGGGAAGCCTATGTGCAATTTGCCAGCAAAGAAATTGCCGAAAAGGCTTTGGAAAAAAACAAGCAAACGATGGGGCACAG ATACATTGAAATCTTTAGAAGTAACCAGGATGAAGTAATGCAAGCCAAAAGAATGAGTGGCTACCGCGGCGGCGGAGGCGGCTTCATGGGCGGCGGCCAGAGACCAAGTCCCTACGATCGCTTTGGTGGTGGCGGGGGGGGATTCGGGGGACGCGGTTATGGCGGTGGACCACGCTCTGGATTTGAGCGCAGATACAGAGGTGAGAATCAAG GTTATGGAGGTGGTGGATATGATGATGAGTTTAGTTACGGAGGCGGAGGAGGCTACGGTGGTGGTGGATACGGTGGCGGCGGCGGCGGATATGGTGGTGGCGGTGGATTTGGAGGTGGTATGGGTATGGGAGGCGGCAGAGGAAGGGGCAGAGGTGGGCGTGGCAGAGGAGCATCAAGAG CCATGGGATTCGGTGGAGGCCGCGGTGGTGGAGGAGGTGGGGGATTCGGCGGCGGCGATGGTCAGGACTTCGTCAGTGAAACAGGACATGCTGTGTTCATGAGAGGACTTCCCTTCAGAGCAGATGATGATGCTATCAGAGAG TGGTTCCGCGGCATAGCCAATCCAGTCCAGATCGCCATCCACAAGAACGACATGGGCCAGAACAGCGGCAATGCCCACGTTGACTTTGCTACCCACACCGAGGCTCTGGCAGCCATGTCCAAGGACAAGAAGAACATGGGTCATCGCTACATTGAACTGTTCCTGAAATCAGAAGAATCATCTGGAGGTGGTGGAAGATACGGCGGCGGCggcggtggtggtggtagtgCTCTAG GTGGTGGATATGGGACTGGAAGCACTAGTAACTATGGTATGCAAAGCACAGGTAGCAGCTTCAGTGGCCAATCAAGCATGCTGTCAGGGGCCGGCACCGGCTACACAAGCTTTGGAAGTGGCGGCTATGGTACAG GTAACCAGAACGGCAGCAGCTCGGCATTTTATGAAGACATGGACATGGGCCAGGGCATGATGGGTGGTGGAGGTAGTGGTGGCCGTGGGGGAAACTACGGAGGTTACAACTGA
- the LOC140171823 gene encoding heterogeneous nuclear ribonucleoprotein F-like isoform X2, whose protein sequence is MGDEDGFVVRARGLPWSCTPQEVQDFFKGVNIKNAQEGIKFTYTIEGRPSGECFVELETGADLEEAMKKHNQHMGHRYVEVFRSKLSEMEWVTKRSGTTSLKNSDGWLRLRGLPFGASSVEIAQFFGDLEIVANSITFLQDNQLRNTGEAYVQFASKEIAEKALEKNKQTMGHRYIEIFRSNQDEVMQAKRMSGYRGGGGGFMGGGQRPSPYDRFGGGGGGFGGRGYGGGPRSGFERRYRGYGGGGYDDEFSYGGGGGYGGGGYGGGGGGYGGGGGFGGGMGMGGGRGRGRGGRGRGASRAMGFGGGRGGGGGGGFGGGDGQDFVSETGHAVFMRGLPFRADDDAIREWFRGIANPVQIAIHKNDMGQNSGNAHVDFATHTEALAAMSKDKKNMGHRYIELFLKSEESSGGGGRYGGGGGGGGSALGGGYGTGSTSNYGMQSTGSSFSGQSSMLSGAGTGYTSFGSGGYGTGNQNGSSSAFYEDMDMGQGMMGGGGSGGRGGNYGGYN, encoded by the exons ATGGGTGACGAAGACGGTTTTGTTGTGAGGGCCCGTGGCCTACCATGGTCATGTACACCACAAGAAGTACAAGATTTCTTTAAAG GTGTCAACATAAAAAATGCCCAGGAGGGCATCAAATTCACATACACAATAGAGGGAAGACCATCTGGAGAGTGCTTTGTAGAGCTGGAAACAGGTGCCGATTTGGAAGAGGCCATGAAGAAACACAACCAACACATGGGTCACAGATACGTAGAAG tatTCCGCTCAAAACTTAGTGAGATGGAATGGGTGACAAAGAGAAGTGGCACAACATCACTTAAAAACAGTGACGGCTGGCTCAGGCTCCGAGGGCTGCCGTTTGGTGCTTCATCCGTAGAAATTGCACAGTTCTTTGGCG ATTTGGAGATAGTCGCCAATTCGATAACATTTCTACAGGACAACCAATTGAGAAATACAGGGGAAGCCTATGTGCAATTTGCCAGCAAAGAAATTGCCGAAAAGGCTTTGGAAAAAAACAAGCAAACGATGGGGCACAG ATACATTGAAATCTTTAGAAGTAACCAGGATGAAGTAATGCAAGCCAAAAGAATGAGTGGCTACCGCGGCGGCGGAGGCGGCTTCATGGGCGGCGGCCAGAGACCAAGTCCCTACGATCGCTTTGGTGGTGGCGGGGGGGGATTCGGGGGACGCGGTTATGGCGGTGGACCACGCTCTGGATTTGAGCGCAGATACAGAG GTTATGGAGGTGGTGGATATGATGATGAGTTTAGTTACGGAGGCGGAGGAGGCTACGGTGGTGGTGGATACGGTGGCGGCGGCGGCGGATATGGTGGTGGCGGTGGATTTGGAGGTGGTATGGGTATGGGAGGCGGCAGAGGAAGGGGCAGAGGTGGGCGTGGCAGAGGAGCATCAAGAG CCATGGGATTCGGTGGAGGCCGCGGTGGTGGAGGAGGTGGGGGATTCGGCGGCGGCGATGGTCAGGACTTCGTCAGTGAAACAGGACATGCTGTGTTCATGAGAGGACTTCCCTTCAGAGCAGATGATGATGCTATCAGAGAG TGGTTCCGCGGCATAGCCAATCCAGTCCAGATCGCCATCCACAAGAACGACATGGGCCAGAACAGCGGCAATGCCCACGTTGACTTTGCTACCCACACCGAGGCTCTGGCAGCCATGTCCAAGGACAAGAAGAACATGGGTCATCGCTACATTGAACTGTTCCTGAAATCAGAAGAATCATCTGGAGGTGGTGGAAGATACGGCGGCGGCggcggtggtggtggtagtgCTCTAG GTGGTGGATATGGGACTGGAAGCACTAGTAACTATGGTATGCAAAGCACAGGTAGCAGCTTCAGTGGCCAATCAAGCATGCTGTCAGGGGCCGGCACCGGCTACACAAGCTTTGGAAGTGGCGGCTATGGTACAG GTAACCAGAACGGCAGCAGCTCGGCATTTTATGAAGACATGGACATGGGCCAGGGCATGATGGGTGGTGGAGGTAGTGGTGGCCGTGGGGGAAACTACGGAGGTTACAACTGA